From Elusimicrobiota bacterium, the proteins below share one genomic window:
- a CDS encoding glycosyltransferase family 4 protein, with protein MKKQLRILNLIDIPWNSALAAYAFDQARALKTAGHEVYFACPPASAAWEFARKEGLACFPLPDRKEPFLRLPFLKLKKVLAAERIDIISAHTGKTQTLAFFLSAFSAKRPALIRTKADARPPSKSFTFMRVSKIVAASDYIRNGYLKLGFAPEKMELVYQGISRPAIEAGRPVPPYKIGVLGRLDPVKGHDCFLKAAAELIKHGVKAEFHIAGYEAGIKYSDLKKRATELGLGAAAVFHGRVPDGFEFINSCDIGVIPSLGSEAVSRAALEWLASGRPVIASRAGSLGEFIAPEYLVSPGDAAALALKLETLLAAPGLLLKIGASNRAHAARDFSPEVFANRTNAVFENAAKGIKELLP; from the coding sequence ATGAAGAAGCAGTTGAGAATTTTAAACCTGATTGATATCCCCTGGAATTCGGCCCTTGCGGCCTACGCCTTTGACCAGGCAAGGGCGCTTAAAACCGCCGGGCATGAAGTTTATTTTGCCTGTCCGCCGGCCAGCGCCGCCTGGGAATTCGCCCGTAAAGAGGGCCTGGCCTGTTTCCCACTGCCAGACAGGAAAGAGCCGTTTTTGCGCCTTCCGTTTTTAAAGTTAAAAAAGGTACTGGCCGCCGAACGCATAGATATAATAAGCGCCCATACCGGCAAAACCCAGACCCTGGCTTTTTTTCTTTCGGCTTTCTCCGCCAAAAGACCCGCCCTTATACGTACCAAGGCCGACGCCAGACCGCCTTCAAAAAGCTTCACTTTCATGAGAGTTTCAAAAATAGTCGCGGCTTCAGATTATATACGGAATGGTTATTTGAAACTTGGCTTTGCCCCGGAAAAAATGGAACTCGTATATCAGGGCATAAGCCGCCCCGCTATTGAGGCCGGCAGGCCGGTCCCCCCCTATAAAATCGGCGTTTTAGGCCGCCTTGACCCCGTAAAGGGCCATGATTGTTTTCTGAAAGCGGCCGCGGAGCTTATTAAACACGGGGTGAAAGCAGAATTTCATATAGCCGGCTATGAGGCTGGCATAAAATACAGTGACCTTAAAAAGCGGGCGACCGAACTGGGCCTTGGCGCCGCCGCAGTGTTTCACGGCAGGGTGCCGGATGGCTTTGAATTCATAAATTCCTGCGACATAGGCGTTATTCCATCGCTCGGCAGCGAGGCCGTTTCACGCGCGGCTCTTGAGTGGCTGGCCTCGGGCAGGCCCGTAATAGCTTCGCGGGCGGGCAGTCTGGGCGAATTCATCGCGCCCGAATATCTGGTGTCCCCCGGAGACGCGGCGGCTCTGGCGCTTAAGCTTGAGACGCTGCTGGCTGCGCCCGGACTCCTGCTTAAAATCGGAGCCTCCAACCGCGCGCACGCCGCGCGTGATTTCAGCCCCGAAGTTTTCGCAAACCGCACAAACGCCGTATTTGAAAATGCGGCAAAGGGTATAAAGGAGCTCCTTCCCTAA
- a CDS encoding glycosyltransferase codes for MVMDKRTRILLVRTDRIGDLTLTTPAISALREKYPDAHISVLTSSYARDVLKNNSDLDEIITENGFFHTLGEIRSGKFDVAVIIFLNLKVALLVFLAGIKLRIGPASKIWSVFLNKPVFQHRSRMEKHEADYNLELLEVLGVNTRRRKSRITLTAEEKGGSAEILNKLGLKKEDFIAGIHPGSNGSALNWPEENFAGLADKLLKEFNIKVLLTGSAAEIPLLKKISSLMTEKAFILREPMPLRQFIGAISFCRIFITNSTGPLHLASALGIPTLSFFPPIRGCSPVRWGPYGDGMNIVLSPGGKDCLRCEKNSCTRYNCMNEVTVDNAFKAAGKMLNSLNLRPIKPECPDIPAAKGPFTIFHLDDGRELRGGQGQLLNLAKELSALGHKNIIICRKNSPLSGEAARLKLKTFFLPYFFEWDPVSALILRHKIKTGLKNQALPAILHSHTSHTAAHSWLAGLGLNCVRIVHRRVDFTSCRGISTDLKYARADRVIAISRAVREMLIKAGLPPDKIAMVNSSIDLSAAPWRKTGFEAYRKNSREKISALFGIKKDAFWTGSLIALVPHKDPLNFVRAAKEVLSVKPDTHFLLAGKGRLRGRAQKLAKTLGLENNFHFLGYYPEPYEILSALDLFVLSSREEGMGSVLLEAMHAGVPIAATAAGGITDVIENEKNGLLAPREDPPALAMAQLRIMNDPELAKSLAAEGRRRLAYFSSVKMAERTLKIYEEAVENFKPD; via the coding sequence ATGGTAATGGACAAAAGAACCAGGATATTACTTGTCAGGACCGACAGGATCGGGGATCTTACGCTTACAACGCCCGCCATTTCCGCTTTGCGGGAAAAGTATCCCGATGCGCATATTTCCGTTCTTACAAGTTCCTACGCCCGCGATGTATTAAAAAACAACAGCGATCTGGATGAGATAATAACTGAAAACGGTTTTTTCCACACATTGGGCGAAATCAGAAGCGGGAAATTTGATGTTGCGGTTATTATTTTTCTGAATCTTAAGGTCGCCCTCCTGGTGTTTTTAGCCGGGATCAAGCTCCGGATAGGCCCCGCGTCAAAAATATGGTCTGTTTTTCTTAATAAGCCTGTTTTCCAGCACCGTTCAAGAATGGAAAAACATGAGGCGGATTATAACCTGGAACTTCTGGAAGTATTGGGTGTAAACACCCGTCGCCGCAAATCCAGAATAACCTTAACCGCGGAGGAAAAGGGCGGTTCCGCGGAGATATTGAATAAGCTGGGACTGAAAAAAGAAGATTTTATTGCGGGAATACATCCGGGCAGCAATGGCTCCGCCCTTAACTGGCCGGAGGAAAATTTTGCCGGGCTGGCCGATAAACTGCTGAAAGAATTCAACATTAAAGTGCTGCTGACCGGCTCCGCCGCTGAGATCCCCCTCCTGAAAAAGATCTCCTCGCTAATGACCGAAAAAGCTTTTATTCTGCGTGAGCCGATGCCTCTCCGGCAGTTTATCGGGGCAATTTCATTTTGCAGGATTTTCATAACAAACAGCACGGGGCCCCTTCATCTTGCCTCCGCTTTAGGAATTCCCACACTCTCATTTTTTCCGCCCATACGAGGATGCTCTCCCGTGCGATGGGGGCCGTACGGTGACGGCATGAACATAGTGCTCTCCCCGGGCGGAAAAGACTGCCTGCGCTGTGAAAAGAATAGTTGCACGCGTTATAATTGCATGAACGAAGTTACCGTGGACAACGCTTTTAAGGCGGCAGGGAAAATGCTCAATTCCCTTAACTTGCGTCCCATAAAACCCGAATGTCCGGATATCCCTGCGGCAAAGGGCCCATTTACTATTTTTCACCTCGACGACGGCAGAGAGTTGCGCGGCGGCCAGGGCCAGCTGCTTAACCTGGCAAAAGAACTTTCCGCCCTGGGCCACAAAAACATCATCATCTGCCGTAAAAACAGCCCTTTAAGCGGGGAAGCCGCCCGCCTGAAGCTTAAAACTTTTTTTCTGCCCTATTTTTTTGAATGGGACCCTGTTTCCGCTCTGATCTTAAGGCATAAAATAAAGACCGGGCTCAAAAATCAGGCCTTGCCGGCTATTTTGCATTCCCACACCTCACACACGGCTGCGCATTCCTGGCTGGCCGGGCTTGGCCTTAATTGCGTCCGCATAGTCCATCGCAGAGTGGATTTCACCTCCTGCAGGGGAATTTCAACCGACCTTAAATATGCCCGGGCCGACAGAGTAATAGCTATTTCGAGGGCGGTGCGGGAAATGCTTATTAAAGCCGGTCTCCCTCCCGACAAAATAGCGATGGTGAACAGCTCCATAGACCTGAGCGCCGCTCCCTGGCGGAAAACAGGTTTTGAAGCCTATAGAAAAAATTCGCGCGAAAAGATCTCAGCCCTTTTCGGCATAAAGAAAGACGCCTTCTGGACAGGCTCCCTGATAGCGCTGGTGCCGCATAAAGACCCGCTTAATTTTGTCCGCGCGGCTAAAGAAGTGCTGAGCGTAAAACCGGACACGCATTTTTTATTGGCCGGAAAAGGCAGGCTTCGCGGCCGGGCGCAAAAGCTGGCAAAAACCCTGGGGCTGGAGAACAACTTCCATTTTCTCGGCTATTACCCGGAACCCTATGAAATACTTTCGGCCCTTGATCTTTTTGTACTGTCCTCCCGCGAAGAAGGAATGGGCAGCGTGCTTTTGGAAGCCATGCACGCCGGAGTTCCCATAGCGGCCACCGCCGCAGGCGGCATAACCGATGTTATTGAAAACGAAAAGAACGGCCTGCTTGCCCCGAGGGAGGATCCCCCGGCGCTCGCAATGGCGCAGTTGCGCATTATGAACGACCCTGAACTCGCAAAAAGTCTGGCCGCTGAGGGCCGAAGGCGGCTTGCATATTTCTCTTCGGTAAAAATGGCCGAACGCACCCTTAAAATATATGAAGAAGCAGTTGAGAATTTTAAACCTGATTGA
- a CDS encoding glycosyltransferase family 2 protein — MPSISIVIIAHNEEKNLPRALAGAGWADEIIFVDCASTDSTLALAQKREVKIFQRPNSLAVYVNKQFAMDQASCDWIFILDADEEITAALAAEIREKISDPGHCAAFKLPRKNFYYGKWLKHGGKYPDTQIRLFKKNLARYKPLLVHEKLEISGATGELTNPLFHYPCSDDADFNRKLEFYGAIVSENYFKNNTSVFYSVIRPYLKLFNSLVVKLGILDGKAGVLTALRDLKTLNFARSEFIKKSRGQSPRLFT; from the coding sequence ATGCCTTCCATTTCAATAGTAATAATCGCTCATAACGAAGAAAAAAACCTGCCGCGGGCGCTGGCCGGCGCCGGCTGGGCCGATGAAATAATATTCGTGGATTGCGCTTCAACTGATTCAACCCTCGCTCTGGCTCAAAAAAGGGAAGTGAAAATTTTCCAGAGGCCCAATAGCCTGGCCGTATACGTAAACAAACAGTTCGCCATGGACCAGGCATCCTGCGACTGGATTTTCATTCTTGACGCGGACGAAGAGATAACGGCGGCCCTGGCGGCCGAAATACGGGAAAAGATCTCGGATCCGGGCCACTGCGCCGCTTTTAAGCTGCCCAGAAAGAATTTTTACTATGGAAAATGGCTTAAACACGGCGGGAAATATCCGGACACACAGATACGGCTGTTTAAAAAGAACCTGGCCAGATACAAGCCTCTGCTGGTGCACGAAAAACTGGAAATTTCGGGTGCTACCGGCGAATTAACAAACCCTCTGTTTCATTACCCCTGCTCGGACGACGCGGACTTCAACCGAAAGCTGGAGTTTTACGGAGCGATCGTTTCGGAAAACTATTTTAAAAACAATACGAGCGTTTTTTACTCCGTAATCAGGCCCTACTTAAAACTCTTTAATTCCCTGGTGGTTAAACTCGGGATTTTAGACGGGAAAGCGGGCGTATTAACCGCTCTCCGGGACCTTAAAACCTTGAATTTCGCCCGCTCAGAATTTATTAAAAAAAGCCGCGGCCAATCGCCCCGGCTTTTCACATGA
- a CDS encoding peptidoglycan recognition family protein, which produces MFSFPLAALAGEGENTIEFKNSVYPITINFSANDKTGTPIFESKLSEPPSCDYDTVLVQGEMPDPDLLLEISIQSKTQPAGFDKFRQLVLRRFPNGRFWAKYQAGQLTRQPVKLSVTNLGSKSSGTLIIYSVELAKEALLKEETLVSTAPYTPDASLYLPDNAPFKITRRADWKAAAPKEPYTPHSPVIFTIHHTAGHYPKNYSEAVAEIQFIQDYHQNAKGWIDIGYHFLISPQGDIFEGRPIGVVGAHVLYRNPGNVGVSIMGNYHPPASTPVTPEIVSSFVTLGRYMKDTYAVSVSSFYAHREIGQTDCPGDGLYARMPEFKGLIFAPQPAETKVLRQLLDSIKDPD; this is translated from the coding sequence ATGTTTTCTTTTCCCCTCGCCGCCTTGGCCGGGGAGGGCGAAAACACAATTGAATTTAAAAATTCTGTCTATCCGATAACCATAAACTTCAGCGCCAATGATAAAACCGGCACACCGATTTTTGAAAGCAAGCTGAGCGAACCGCCTTCCTGCGACTACGACACTGTGCTAGTACAGGGCGAAATGCCGGATCCCGACCTTCTTCTTGAAATTTCGATCCAGTCAAAGACCCAGCCTGCCGGCTTTGATAAATTCCGGCAGCTGGTTTTAAGGCGTTTTCCAAACGGCAGATTTTGGGCTAAATACCAGGCCGGCCAGCTGACCCGCCAGCCGGTAAAGCTAAGCGTCACCAATCTGGGCTCAAAGTCCAGCGGCACGCTGATAATTTACAGCGTTGAATTAGCGAAAGAAGCGCTGCTTAAGGAGGAAACGCTCGTAAGCACGGCGCCTTACACACCGGATGCGTCGCTCTATCTGCCCGATAACGCGCCGTTCAAGATCACAAGGCGCGCCGACTGGAAAGCGGCCGCGCCCAAAGAACCCTACACCCCTCACTCGCCAGTGATATTTACCATACACCACACCGCCGGCCATTACCCCAAAAACTACAGCGAGGCCGTGGCCGAAATACAGTTTATACAGGATTATCATCAGAACGCAAAGGGCTGGATAGACATAGGCTACCATTTCCTGATAAGCCCGCAGGGTGACATTTTTGAAGGCAGGCCGATAGGCGTTGTGGGCGCGCATGTACTATACCGGAATCCCGGCAATGTGGGGGTTTCAATAATGGGCAATTATCATCCCCCCGCTTCCACCCCTGTCACTCCCGAAATAGTGTCTTCTTTTGTAACCCTGGGCCGGTATATGAAAGACACCTACGCCGTTTCAGTAAGCAGTTTCTACGCCCATCGCGAAATAGGCCAGACCGATTGTCCGGGCGACGGTCTTTACGCCAGAATGCCCGAATTTAAAGGTTTGATTTTCGCTCCCCAGCCGGCCGAGACAAAAGTCCTCAGACAACTGCTGGACTCTATAAAAGATCCTGATTAA
- the lysA gene encoding diaminopimelate decarboxylase: MSNLFPPKLVKKIIKKTGTPVYIYSKAKILNNLAAYRKAFSELDFVLCYAMKANSSGGIVRLLSEKGAGADVVSGGELYRALKAGFKPEKIIFSGVGKTAGELAYALRSKILLINVESFEELRALSAVAARLRLKAPVSVRINPDIDPHTHKFITTGKLGTKFGVDFKEAGKLYAFAAADRNLVPLGLHFHLGSQIDSPQPYILALGLVKKFIFSLQRGGINLKYLDIGGGWGVKEGFEMLPLERLAKAAGSALKSLPGMRLIIEPGRSLVTSAGALAVSVLYRKKSGHVSYAITDGAMNDFIRPAFYGARHPIVPLEKRKGPAVKLDIAGPICESGDFLAKNVKLPLPERGDILLVMSAGAYGFSMSSNYNSRPRAPEVLITGPSSWKLIRKRETFRDLTAREI, encoded by the coding sequence ATGTCCAACCTATTCCCTCCAAAGCTTGTAAAAAAAATAATTAAAAAGACAGGAACGCCTGTTTACATTTATTCCAAAGCTAAAATACTTAACAACCTCGCCGCTTACCGCAAAGCCTTCTCCGAACTTGATTTTGTTCTTTGTTACGCCATGAAGGCCAATTCAAGCGGAGGTATCGTCAGGCTTTTATCGGAAAAGGGGGCGGGGGCCGACGTGGTAAGCGGCGGAGAACTTTACCGGGCGCTGAAAGCGGGTTTTAAACCGGAAAAAATTATTTTTTCAGGGGTGGGGAAAACCGCCGGCGAACTGGCCTACGCCCTGCGTTCCAAAATACTGCTGATAAACGTGGAATCTTTTGAGGAACTGCGGGCCCTTAGCGCGGTTGCGGCACGGCTCAGGCTTAAAGCCCCCGTTTCCGTAAGGATAAACCCCGATATTGACCCGCACACTCATAAATTTATCACCACGGGCAAGCTGGGCACTAAATTCGGCGTGGATTTCAAAGAGGCCGGAAAGCTTTACGCTTTTGCCGCGGCCGACCGCAACCTTGTTCCGCTGGGGCTGCATTTCCACCTTGGCTCGCAGATAGATTCGCCCCAACCATATATCCTGGCTCTGGGCCTTGTTAAAAAATTTATATTTTCATTGCAAAGAGGGGGGATAAACCTTAAATATCTCGATATCGGCGGAGGCTGGGGCGTTAAAGAGGGGTTCGAGATGCTGCCGCTGGAGCGGCTCGCAAAAGCTGCGGGTTCCGCTCTCAAGAGCCTTCCCGGAATGAGGCTTATAATTGAGCCCGGCCGTTCCCTTGTAACCTCAGCCGGCGCATTGGCGGTAAGCGTCCTTTACCGGAAAAAAAGCGGACATGTTTCCTATGCCATAACGGACGGCGCAATGAACGACTTTATAAGGCCGGCGTTTTATGGCGCCAGGCATCCTATTGTTCCGCTTGAGAAAAGAAAAGGCCCGGCCGTCAAGCTTGATATCGCCGGGCCTATATGTGAAAGCGGTGATTTTCTGGCCAAGAATGTGAAATTGCCCCTTCCGGAGCGGGGCGATATACTGCTTGTGATGTCCGCCGGAGCCTATGGATTTTCAATGAGTTCGAATTATAATTCCCGCCCCCGAGCCCCGGAGGTTCTTATAACCGGGCCTTCCTCCTGGAAGCTTATAAGAAAAAGAGAAACTTTCCGTGACTTAACAGCCAGGGAAATATAA